The Drosophila biarmipes strain raj3 chromosome 2L, RU_DBia_V1.1, whole genome shotgun sequence genome has a window encoding:
- the LOC127010697 gene encoding uncharacterized protein LOC127010697 codes for MCIINIVWLRDAVLPLLTPQIPHSSPSSYSRREVKPLLLALPKCKPNSIFGPIVWLLLCLAPGSRWKMEIGIRRERIKGRGPKPRSLGHQSILGGECPAPRP; via the exons ATGTGCATCATTAATATTGTCTGGCTTCGTGATGCCGTTCTTCCGCTCCTGACTCCCCAGATCCCGCACTCGAGCCCCTCTTCTTATTCTCGCCGTGAAGTGAAGCCACTGCTTCTGGCATTGCCCAAATGCAAGCCGAATTCGATATTCGGGCCCATTGTGTGGCTTCTTTTGTGCCTCGCTCCAGGTTCCaggtggaaaatggaaatcggAATACGGAGGGAGCGGATCAAAGGCAGAG GCCCGAAACCCCGATCCTTGGGTCATCAATCAATTCTGGGGGGCGAGTGTCCTGCCCCGCGGCCTTAG